One window of Papaver somniferum cultivar HN1 chromosome 9, ASM357369v1, whole genome shotgun sequence genomic DNA carries:
- the LOC113309470 gene encoding uncharacterized protein LOC113309470: MLLKRLVSNFVPSLSFATSSTGTCVLKVGDVLRQSRKFSEQDVTEYSKLTHDINPLHFDSDFARSCGFEDRIVHGMLVASLFPRIIASHFPGAIYVSQSLQFKLPVYVDEEVEAQILALNIREFRNKNIVKFSTKCFKDGELLAIGGEAVALLPAPC, encoded by the exons ATGCTTCTGAAGCGTTTGGTTTCAAACTTCGTCCCATCCTTAAGCTTTGCCACTTCATCTACAGGAACTTGTGTTCTTAAAGTGGGAGATGTTCTGAGACAATCAAGAAAATTCTCTGAACAAGATGTTACTGAGTACTCAAAACTTACCCATGACATAAATCCGCTGCACTTTGATTCAGATTTTGCTCGATCTTGTGGTTTTGAAGATCGAATCGTTCATGGAATGCTTGTTGCTAGCCTATTCCCTCGGATAATTGCTTCTCATTTT cCAGGAGCTATATATGTTTCTCAAAGTTTGCAATTCAAATTGCCTGTCTACGTTGATGAAGAAGTAGAAGCTCAAATACTGGCTCTTAATATAAGGGAATTTAGGAACAAAAACAT AGTGAAGTTCTCAACAAAATGCTTTAAAGATGGGGAGCTCCTTGCTATtggaggtgaggctgttgcatTATTACCGGCTCCATGTTAA